One Pseudomonas ekonensis DNA window includes the following coding sequences:
- a CDS encoding NAD(P)/FAD-dependent oxidoreductase, with product MRSTEVVIIGAGAAGLMCALTAAGRGRQVLLLDHANKAGKKILMSGGGRCNFTNMYTEPGNFLSQNPHFCKSALARYTQWDFIGLVAKHGVPYHEKKLGQLFCDNKSSDILGMLLDECDQAGVELRLDTSIQTIEKTEGGYLLDTTLGQVQCQSLVIATGGLSIPTLGATGFGYQVAKQFGHALLPTRAGLVPFTITDQLKDLCGELSGTSVDCLVSCNGQSFRENILFTHRGLSGPAILQISSFWESGDTVEINLLPDHDAAGWLQQQQAERPNSELKTLLGELFTKKMANLLADSWFASKPMKQYTHAELADIADKLGSWKVVPAGTEGYRTAEVTLGGVDTREVSSKTMESLKSPGLYFVGEVLDVTGHLGGFNFQWAWASGYAAAQYV from the coding sequence TTGCGCTCTACCGAAGTCGTGATCATTGGCGCCGGCGCCGCCGGTTTGATGTGTGCCCTGACCGCCGCCGGGCGCGGGCGCCAGGTGCTGCTGCTCGACCACGCGAACAAGGCCGGCAAGAAAATCCTGATGTCGGGCGGCGGGCGCTGCAACTTCACCAACATGTACACGGAACCTGGCAATTTCCTGTCGCAGAACCCGCACTTCTGCAAATCCGCCCTGGCCCGCTACACCCAGTGGGACTTCATCGGCCTGGTCGCCAAGCACGGCGTGCCGTACCACGAGAAGAAACTCGGCCAGCTGTTCTGCGACAACAAGTCCAGCGACATCCTCGGCATGCTCCTCGACGAGTGCGACCAGGCGGGCGTAGAGCTGCGCCTGGACACCTCGATCCAGACCATCGAAAAGACCGAAGGCGGCTACCTGCTCGACACCACCCTCGGCCAGGTCCAGTGCCAGTCGCTGGTGATCGCCACCGGCGGCCTGTCGATCCCGACCCTGGGCGCCACCGGCTTCGGCTATCAGGTGGCGAAACAGTTCGGCCACGCACTGCTGCCGACCCGCGCCGGGCTGGTGCCGTTCACCATCACCGACCAGCTCAAGGACCTGTGCGGCGAACTGTCGGGCACATCGGTCGATTGCCTGGTCAGCTGCAACGGCCAGAGCTTTCGCGAGAACATTCTGTTCACCCACCGCGGCCTCAGCGGCCCGGCGATCCTGCAGATCTCGTCGTTCTGGGAGTCCGGCGACACGGTGGAGATCAACCTGCTGCCGGACCACGACGCCGCCGGCTGGCTGCAACAGCAGCAGGCCGAACGCCCGAACAGCGAGCTGAAGACCCTGCTGGGGGAACTCTTCACCAAGAAGATGGCCAACCTGCTGGCGGACAGCTGGTTCGCCTCCAAGCCGATGAAGCAATACACCCACGCGGAACTGGCGGACATCGCCGACAAGCTCGGCAGCTGGAAGGTCGTGCCGGCGGGCACCGAGGGCTACCGCACCGCCGAAGTGACCCTCGGCGGCGTGGACACCCGGGAAGTGTCGTCCAAGACCATGGAATCGCTGAAAAGCCCCGGCCTGTACTTCGTCGGCGAAGTGCTCGACGTCACCGGGCACCTGGGCGGCTTCAACTTCCAGTGGGCCTGGGCTTCCGGATACGCGGCCGCACAGTACGTCTGA
- the mdtD gene encoding multidrug transporter subunit MdtD has protein sequence MPDRTPLDAITARWLPWVVAIAFFMQSLDGTILNTALPAMARDLAEDPLRMQGVVIAYMLTVALLIPASGWIADRFGTKKIFFGAILLFSLGSLLCALSGSLSMLVGARVIQGLGGALMLPVGRLVVLRAYPRSELVRIMGFITIPGLLGPLIGPTMGGWMVEYLTWHWIFLINLPVGVIGCYAVWKFIPDLRGSERTRFDSTGFVLFGAAMILITIAMEGLGELHLPHLRVMLLLFAGLACLAAYWLRAGHIDNPLFAPSLFKTRTFAVGILGNLFARLGSGALPFLVPLLLQVALGYSPSQAGMSMLPLAAAAMVAKWVARPLIERLGYRIVLTGNTLALGIMLASMGLVSEQTPYWLLLCLLAILGAINSLQFTAMNTVTLIDLDDASASSGNSLLSVVAQLSLSLGVACAGALLGGFTAQIGNDGVDTVLGAFQLTFVTVGVMAMLAATIFSQLSKDDGRRVRSTEQHIEH, from the coding sequence ATGCCCGACCGCACGCCGCTTGACGCCATCACCGCCCGCTGGTTGCCGTGGGTCGTGGCCATCGCTTTCTTCATGCAGTCCCTCGACGGGACCATCCTCAACACTGCCCTGCCGGCCATGGCCCGTGACCTGGCCGAAGACCCGCTGCGCATGCAGGGCGTGGTCATCGCCTACATGCTCACCGTGGCGCTGCTGATCCCGGCCTCGGGCTGGATCGCCGACCGCTTCGGCACCAAGAAGATCTTCTTCGGCGCCATTCTGCTGTTCAGCCTCGGCTCGCTGCTCTGCGCGCTGTCGGGCAGCCTGAGCATGCTGGTGGGCGCCCGGGTGATCCAGGGCCTGGGCGGCGCGCTGATGCTGCCGGTCGGACGGCTGGTGGTGCTGCGCGCCTACCCGCGCTCCGAGCTGGTGCGGATCATGGGCTTCATCACCATCCCCGGCCTGCTCGGCCCGCTGATCGGCCCGACCATGGGCGGCTGGATGGTGGAGTACCTGACGTGGCACTGGATCTTCCTGATCAACCTGCCGGTGGGCGTCATCGGCTGCTACGCGGTGTGGAAGTTCATCCCCGACCTGCGCGGCAGCGAGCGCACGCGCTTCGACAGCACCGGTTTCGTGCTGTTCGGCGCGGCGATGATCCTGATCACCATCGCCATGGAAGGCCTGGGCGAACTGCACCTGCCGCACCTGCGCGTGATGCTGCTGCTGTTCGCCGGGCTGGCGTGCCTGGCGGCGTACTGGCTGCGCGCCGGGCACATCGACAATCCGCTGTTCGCGCCGTCGCTGTTCAAGACCCGCACCTTCGCCGTCGGCATCCTCGGCAACCTGTTCGCTCGCCTGGGCAGCGGCGCCCTGCCGTTCCTGGTGCCGCTGCTGCTGCAGGTGGCGCTGGGCTATTCGCCGTCCCAGGCCGGGATGAGCATGCTGCCGCTGGCCGCTGCGGCGATGGTCGCCAAGTGGGTGGCGCGGCCGCTGATCGAACGCCTGGGCTACCGCATCGTGCTCACCGGCAACACCCTGGCGCTGGGGATCATGCTAGCGAGCATGGGCCTGGTCAGCGAGCAGACGCCGTACTGGCTGTTGCTGTGCCTGCTGGCGATCTTGGGGGCGATCAACTCGTTGCAGTTCACTGCCATGAACACCGTGACCCTGATCGACCTCGACGACGCCAGCGCCAGCAGCGGCAACAGCCTGCTGTCGGTGGTGGCGCAACTGTCGCTGAGCCTGGGCGTGGCCTGCGCCGGCGCGCTGCTGGGCGGGTTCACCGCGCAGATCGGCAACGACGGCGTCGATACCGTCCTGGGCGCGTTCCAGCTGACGTTCGTGACGGTGGGCGTGATGGCGATGCTGGCGGCCACGATCTTCTCGCAACTGTCGAAGGATGACGGGCGGCGCGTACGCAGCACGGAGCAGCACATCGAACATTGA
- a CDS encoding TldD/PmbA family protein, with the protein MFDFHPRLKQRFAALRTGAEFFSLRYVRESGQYLSVRKNVAEPPSLRRDEGAMLTVRVNGVEAYAATNDLSQQGLQAALDRAEQQARRLKPHALLDLREQSVSGDRADYFSPHLDQPLPSLSECFELLGAESASVPKDERLVNWEVSLGITHVEQIYLSSAGAELRQAQRFIYPGLDVTAYDGNDSQTRSLGRENFGQQGGMDVVRRCGLIGAGPQVADQALQLLLAPNAPQGPRDLLLMPDQMMLQIHESIGHPLELDRILGDERNYAGTSFVTAADFGTLQYGSKLLNVTFDPDIPEELASYGHDDDGSAASKQFLIREGLLVRPLGGALSQFRAGLDGVANSRACGWNRPPIDRMANLNIEPGDQSLAQMINGIEHGILMSTNRSWSIDDARNKFQFGCEWGQLIENGELKGVVKNPNYRGISAHFWKSLRAVGDAGTARVLGTPNCGKGEPNQVIRVGHASPACVFSNVDVFGGDA; encoded by the coding sequence ATGTTCGATTTCCACCCCCGGCTCAAGCAGCGCTTCGCTGCCCTGCGCACGGGTGCCGAATTCTTTTCCTTGCGCTATGTGCGCGAGTCCGGCCAGTACCTGTCGGTGCGCAAGAACGTCGCCGAGCCGCCGAGCCTGCGCCGTGACGAAGGCGCGATGCTCACCGTGCGGGTCAACGGTGTCGAGGCCTACGCCGCCACCAACGACCTGTCGCAGCAGGGCCTGCAGGCCGCCCTCGACCGCGCCGAACAGCAAGCCCGGCGGCTCAAGCCCCACGCCCTGCTCGACCTGCGCGAGCAGTCGGTGTCCGGCGACCGCGCCGATTACTTCTCGCCCCACCTCGACCAACCCCTGCCGTCCCTGAGCGAATGCTTCGAGCTGCTCGGCGCGGAGTCCGCCTCGGTGCCAAAGGATGAGCGCCTGGTGAACTGGGAAGTGAGCCTGGGCATCACCCATGTCGAGCAGATCTACCTGAGCAGCGCCGGCGCCGAGCTGCGCCAGGCCCAGCGTTTCATCTACCCGGGCCTGGACGTCACCGCCTACGACGGCAACGACAGCCAGACCCGCAGCCTGGGCCGCGAAAACTTCGGCCAGCAGGGCGGCATGGACGTGGTCCGCCGCTGCGGCCTGATCGGCGCAGGCCCGCAAGTGGCCGACCAGGCATTGCAACTGCTGCTGGCGCCGAACGCCCCGCAAGGGCCCCGCGACCTTTTGCTGATGCCCGACCAGATGATGCTGCAGATCCACGAGTCCATCGGCCACCCGCTGGAGCTGGACCGGATCCTCGGCGACGAACGCAACTACGCCGGCACCAGCTTCGTCACCGCCGCCGATTTCGGCACCCTGCAGTACGGTTCGAAGCTGCTCAACGTGACCTTCGACCCGGACATCCCCGAAGAGCTGGCCAGCTACGGCCACGACGATGACGGCAGCGCCGCCAGCAAGCAGTTCCTGATCCGCGAAGGCCTGCTGGTGCGGCCGCTGGGCGGGGCGCTGTCGCAGTTCCGCGCCGGCCTCGACGGCGTCGCCAACAGCCGCGCCTGCGGCTGGAACCGCCCGCCGATCGACCGCATGGCCAACCTCAACATCGAGCCGGGCGACCAGTCGCTGGCGCAAATGATCAACGGCATCGAGCACGGCATCCTGATGAGCACCAACCGCTCATGGTCGATCGACGATGCCCGCAACAAATTCCAGTTCGGCTGCGAGTGGGGCCAACTGATCGAGAACGGCGAACTCAAGGGCGTGGTGAAGAACCCGAACTACCGGGGCATCTCCGCGCACTTCTGGAAAAGCCTGCGCGCCGTCGGCGACGCCGGCACCGCCCGCGTGCTGGGCACGCCCAACTGCGGCAAGGGCGAGCCGAACCAGGTGATCCGCGTCGGCCACGCCTCGCCGGCCTGCGTATTCAGCAACGTTGATGTGTTTGGGGGAGACGCCTGA
- the dbpA gene encoding ATP-dependent RNA helicase DbpA → MTTIATAFNTLPLSAAMLANLDSLGYAQMTPIQAQSLPVILKGLDLIAQAKTGSGKTAAFGIGLLNPINPRYFGCQALVMCPTRELADQVAKEIRRLARAEDNIKVLTLCGGVPFGPQIASLEHGAHIIVGTPGRIQQHLSKGTLVLDGLNTLVLDEADRMLDMGFYDAIEDILGQTPARRQTLLFSATYPAGIKQLASNFMRDPQQVKVEALHDDSQIEQRFYEIAPEERLSAVTKVLGHFRPASCVAFCFTKQQVQETVDHLTAKGISAVGLHGDLEQRDRDQVLAMFANRSTSVLVATDVAARGLDIDALDMVINVELARDSEVHIHRVGRTGRAGEKGIAVSLVAPSEAHRARAIEERQKAPLNWDQVDNLKSQGGGPLLPAMSTLCIAAGRKDKVRPGDILGALTGDAGIPGAQVGKIAIFDFQAYVAVERGIAKQALARLNSGKIKGRSLRVRIL, encoded by the coding sequence GTGACCACCATCGCCACCGCTTTCAACACTTTGCCGCTGTCCGCCGCCATGCTGGCTAACCTCGACTCCCTCGGTTACGCCCAGATGACGCCGATCCAGGCGCAGAGCTTGCCGGTGATCCTCAAGGGGCTGGACCTGATCGCCCAGGCCAAGACCGGCAGCGGCAAGACCGCCGCGTTCGGCATCGGCCTGCTGAACCCGATCAACCCGCGCTACTTCGGCTGCCAGGCGCTGGTGATGTGCCCGACCCGCGAGCTGGCCGACCAGGTGGCCAAGGAAATCCGCCGCCTGGCCCGCGCCGAAGACAACATCAAAGTGTTGACCCTCTGCGGCGGCGTGCCCTTCGGCCCGCAGATCGCTTCGCTGGAGCACGGCGCGCACATCATCGTCGGCACGCCGGGGCGCATCCAGCAACACCTGAGCAAGGGCACCCTGGTGCTCGACGGCCTCAACACCCTGGTGCTGGACGAAGCCGACCGCATGCTCGACATGGGCTTCTACGACGCCATCGAAGACATCCTCGGCCAGACCCCGGCGCGCCGCCAGACCCTGCTGTTCTCCGCCACGTACCCGGCGGGCATCAAGCAGCTGGCGTCGAACTTCATGCGCGATCCGCAGCAGGTGAAGGTCGAGGCCCTGCACGACGACAGCCAGATCGAGCAGCGCTTCTACGAGATCGCCCCCGAAGAGCGCCTGAGCGCAGTGACCAAGGTGCTCGGCCATTTCCGCCCGGCCTCCTGCGTGGCGTTCTGCTTCACCAAGCAGCAGGTGCAGGAGACCGTTGACCACCTGACCGCCAAGGGCATCTCGGCCGTCGGCCTGCACGGCGACCTGGAGCAGCGCGACCGCGACCAGGTGCTGGCGATGTTCGCCAACCGCAGCACCTCGGTGCTGGTGGCCACCGACGTCGCCGCCCGCGGCCTGGACATCGATGCGCTGGACATGGTGATCAACGTCGAGCTGGCCCGCGACTCCGAAGTCCACATCCACCGCGTCGGCCGCACCGGCCGGGCCGGCGAGAAAGGCATCGCGGTCAGCCTGGTGGCGCCGTCGGAAGCGCACCGCGCACGGGCCATCGAAGAACGCCAGAAGGCCCCGCTGAACTGGGATCAGGTGGACAACCTCAAGTCCCAGGGCGGCGGCCCGCTGCTGCCGGCCATGAGCACCCTGTGCATCGCCGCCGGGCGCAAGGACAAGGTGCGCCCGGGCGACATCCTCGGCGCCCTCACCGGCGACGCAGGCATCCCCGGCGCGCAGGTGGGCAAGATCGCGATCTTCGACTTCCAGGCCTACGTGGCGGTGGAGCGCGGCATCGCCAAGCAAGCCCTGGCGCGGCTCAACAGCGGCAAGATCAAGGGCCGCTCGCTGCGGGTGCGGATCCTGTAA
- the yccS gene encoding YccS family putative transporter encodes MSSTSFRQSLRRLWALDKFSYSVRVFIALTGSMALCWFQDEMGLLIPLFLGIIASALAETDDSWQGRLNALAVTLVCFSIAALSVELLFPYPVVFVIALALASFGLTMLGALGERYGAIASATLILSVYTMIGVDQRGGAVSDFWHEPMLLVAGAAWYGLLSVLWQAMFSNQPVQQSLARLFRELGYYLKLKASLFEPIRQLDVEARRLELAQQNGRVVAALNTAKEIILHRVGNGRPGSKVSRYLKLYFLAQDIHERASSSHYPYNALAEAFFHSDVLFRCQRLLRQQGKACRALAESIQMRQPFTYDASFAEALGDLHASLEHLRIQSNPAWRGLLRSLRALAANLGTLDRLLSDASNPDALADATDSSLLDRSPRNLKDVWTRLRTQLTPTSLLFRHALRLPLALSIGYGMVHLIHPSQGYWIILTTLFVCQPNYGATRRKLGQRIFGTAIGLTVAWALFDLFPSPLVQSCFAIAAGVVFFTNRTTRYTVATAAITIMVLFCFNQVGDGYGLFVPRLLDTLLGSLIAGLAVFLFLPDWQGRRLNKVLANTLTCNSVYLRQIMQQYAAGKSDDLAYRLARRNAHNADAALSTTLANMLMEPGHFRKEADVGFRFLVLSHTLLSYLSGLGAHRETRLPADVREHLIDGAGVSLAASIDEIAQGLASKQPIAIQSDEEEALANELEQMPDEIDEGQRLVQTQLALICRQLGPLRTLAAHLIKEV; translated from the coding sequence ATGTCCTCGACCTCGTTTCGTCAGTCTTTGCGGCGCCTGTGGGCGCTGGACAAGTTCAGCTACAGCGTGCGGGTGTTCATCGCCCTGACCGGCAGCATGGCGCTGTGCTGGTTCCAGGATGAAATGGGGCTGCTGATCCCGCTGTTCCTGGGGATCATCGCCAGCGCCCTGGCCGAGACCGACGACAGCTGGCAAGGCCGCCTCAACGCGCTGGCGGTGACGCTGGTGTGCTTCAGCATCGCCGCCCTGTCGGTGGAGCTGCTGTTCCCCTACCCCGTCGTGTTCGTCATCGCATTGGCGCTGGCCAGTTTCGGCCTGACCATGCTCGGCGCCTTGGGCGAGCGCTACGGCGCGATCGCCTCGGCGACGTTGATCCTGTCGGTGTACACGATGATCGGCGTCGACCAGCGCGGCGGCGCGGTCAGCGACTTCTGGCACGAACCGATGCTGCTGGTGGCCGGCGCCGCGTGGTACGGGCTGCTGTCGGTGCTGTGGCAGGCGATGTTCTCCAACCAGCCGGTGCAGCAGAGCCTGGCGCGGCTGTTCCGCGAGCTGGGCTATTACCTCAAGCTCAAGGCCTCGCTGTTCGAGCCGATCCGCCAGCTGGACGTCGAGGCCCGACGCCTGGAACTGGCGCAGCAGAACGGCCGGGTGGTGGCGGCGCTCAACACCGCCAAGGAAATCATCCTGCACCGCGTCGGCAACGGTCGCCCAGGCTCCAAGGTCAGCCGCTACCTGAAGCTGTACTTCCTGGCCCAGGACATCCACGAGCGCGCCAGTTCCTCGCACTACCCGTACAACGCCCTGGCCGAAGCGTTCTTCCACAGCGACGTGCTGTTCCGCTGCCAGCGCCTGCTGCGCCAGCAAGGCAAGGCCTGCCGGGCGCTGGCCGAATCGATCCAGATGCGCCAGCCGTTCACCTACGACGCCAGCTTCGCCGAAGCCCTGGGCGACCTGCACGCCTCCCTCGAACATCTGCGCATCCAAAGCAACCCGGCCTGGCGCGGCCTGCTGCGTTCGCTGCGGGCGCTGGCGGCCAACCTCGGCACCCTCGACCGCCTGCTCAGCGACGCCAGCAACCCCGACGCCCTGGCCGACGCCACCGACAGCAGCCTGCTCGACCGCTCGCCGCGCAACCTCAAGGACGTGTGGACACGCCTGCGCACGCAACTGACGCCGACCTCGCTGCTGTTCCGCCACGCCCTGCGCCTGCCGCTGGCCTTGAGCATCGGCTACGGCATGGTGCACCTGATCCACCCTTCGCAGGGCTACTGGATCATCCTCACCACGCTGTTCGTCTGCCAGCCGAACTACGGCGCCACGCGGCGCAAGCTCGGCCAGCGGATCTTCGGCACCGCCATCGGCCTGACCGTGGCCTGGGCGCTGTTCGACCTGTTCCCCAGCCCGCTGGTGCAGTCGTGCTTCGCCATCGCCGCCGGCGTGGTGTTCTTCACCAACCGCACCACGCGCTACACGGTGGCGACCGCCGCGATCACCATCATGGTGCTGTTCTGCTTCAACCAGGTGGGCGACGGCTACGGCCTGTTCGTCCCGCGCCTGCTCGACACCCTGCTGGGCAGCCTGATCGCGGGCCTGGCGGTGTTCCTGTTCCTGCCGGACTGGCAGGGCCGGCGCCTGAACAAAGTGCTGGCCAACACCCTGACCTGCAACAGCGTCTACCTGCGCCAGATCATGCAGCAGTACGCCGCCGGCAAGAGCGACGACCTCGCCTACCGGCTGGCCCGGCGCAACGCGCACAACGCCGACGCGGCGCTGTCCACCACCCTGGCGAACATGCTCATGGAGCCTGGGCATTTCCGAAAGGAGGCCGACGTCGGGTTCCGCTTCCTGGTGCTGTCCCACACCCTGCTCAGCTACCTGTCGGGCCTGGGCGCACACCGGGAGACCCGCTTGCCGGCGGACGTGCGCGAACACCTGATCGACGGCGCCGGCGTCAGCCTGGCGGCCAGCATCGACGAAATCGCCCAGGGCCTGGCGAGCAAACAGCCGATCGCCATCCAGAGCGACGAGGAAGAAGCGCTGGCCAATGAACTGGAGCAGATGCCGGACGAGATCGATGAAGGACAACGGCTGGTGCAGACGCAACTGGCGCTGATCTGCCGTCAGCTGGGGCCGTTGCGGACCTTGGCGGCGCATCTGATCAAGGAGGTCTGA
- a CDS encoding TldD/PmbA family protein, translated as MSISRNGSAAFKALVDWLHDAVREPEQFTLSYAAESSAFVRFNHAKVRQAGQVQQANVGLKLIDDGRHADLQITLSGEPETDLQRLAEGLQQLRETVPLLPQDPYLLLNHNRWQSQSVQEHPLPDTEDVVAQITEAAAGLDLVGFYAAGPISRGFASSSGAFGWHQANSFNFDFSLFHDNGQAVKASYAGHDWSREGFAQRFAQAREQLEFLGRPLRTLAPGQYRAYLAPAALEEIMGMLSWGGFSAQSIASKSSPLQKLYAGDQAFSPLVCVDEQVSGSLSPAFSGEGYPRSDLRLIVEGKAGDRLVGSRSAAEYGLAANGAGGGEAPSALNMAAGQLPRDEILKQLGTGLYISNLWYLNYSDQPAARLTGMTRFATFWVEDGQIQAPVSTMRFDDSAYSLLGSQLEALTAERELLLSASTYSQRNTSSALLPGALVSKLTLTL; from the coding sequence ATGAGTATTTCCAGGAACGGGAGCGCCGCCTTCAAGGCGCTGGTCGACTGGCTGCATGACGCCGTGCGCGAACCGGAACAGTTCACCCTCAGCTACGCGGCCGAATCCTCGGCGTTCGTGCGCTTCAACCACGCCAAGGTGCGTCAGGCCGGGCAGGTGCAGCAGGCCAACGTCGGGCTGAAGCTGATCGACGACGGCCGCCATGCGGACTTGCAGATCACCCTGTCCGGCGAGCCGGAAACCGACCTGCAACGCCTGGCCGAGGGCCTGCAGCAACTGCGCGAGACCGTGCCGCTGCTGCCGCAGGATCCGTACCTGCTGCTCAACCACAACCGCTGGCAGAGCCAGAGCGTGCAGGAACATCCGCTGCCGGACACCGAAGACGTGGTGGCGCAGATCACCGAAGCCGCCGCCGGCCTGGACCTGGTGGGCTTCTATGCCGCCGGGCCGATCAGCCGCGGCTTCGCCAGCTCCTCGGGGGCGTTCGGCTGGCACCAGGCCAACAGCTTCAACTTCGACTTCAGCCTGTTCCACGACAACGGCCAGGCCGTGAAGGCCAGCTACGCCGGCCACGACTGGAGCCGCGAAGGCTTCGCCCAGCGCTTCGCCCAGGCCCGCGAGCAACTGGAGTTCCTCGGCCGGCCGCTGCGCACCCTGGCGCCGGGGCAGTACCGGGCCTACCTGGCGCCGGCGGCGCTGGAGGAAATCATGGGCATGCTGAGCTGGGGCGGATTCTCGGCCCAGTCGATCGCCAGCAAGAGCAGCCCGCTGCAAAAGCTGTATGCCGGCGATCAGGCCTTCAGCCCGCTGGTCTGCGTCGACGAGCAGGTCAGCGGTTCGTTGAGCCCGGCGTTTTCCGGTGAAGGCTATCCGCGCAGCGACCTGCGCCTGATCGTCGAAGGCAAGGCCGGCGACCGCCTGGTGGGTTCGCGCAGCGCCGCCGAATACGGACTCGCCGCCAACGGCGCCGGCGGCGGCGAAGCGCCGAGCGCGCTGAACATGGCCGCAGGCCAACTGCCCCGGGACGAGATCCTCAAGCAGTTGGGCACCGGGCTGTACATCAGCAACCTGTGGTACCTGAACTACTCGGACCAACCGGCGGCGCGCCTGACCGGCATGACCCGTTTCGCGACCTTCTGGGTCGAGGACGGCCAGATCCAGGCGCCGGTCAGCACCATGCGGTTCGACGACAGCGCCTACAGCCTGCTGGGTTCGCAGCTGGAAGCCCTGACCGCCGAACGGGAACTGCTGCTGTCGGCCAGCACCTACAGCCAGCGCAACACGTCTTCGGCGCTGCTGCCGGGGGCGCTGGTCAGCAAGCTCACTTTGACGTTGTAG